A region of Myxococcus stipitatus DSM 14675 DNA encodes the following proteins:
- the hisF gene encoding imidazole glycerol phosphate synthase subunit HisF — MLTRRLIVCLDVKGGRVVKGVRFEGLRDMGDPVELALRYEREGADEVTFLDISASVEERETLWDLVRRTAERLFIPLTVGGGVRTVEDVGRALRAGADKVSINSAAVARPELLTECAERFGAQCVVASIDARRDGPRWRVHTHGGRKSTDLEPVAWARECVARGAGEVLLTSIDQDGARSGYDLELTRAVADAVDVPVIASGGAGCAEHVREGLVRGGADAALVAGILHEGLTTVGAIKSLLLASGLPIRSTT; from the coding sequence ATGCTGACGCGACGACTCATCGTCTGTCTGGACGTGAAGGGCGGCAGGGTGGTGAAGGGCGTCCGCTTCGAGGGCCTCCGCGACATGGGCGACCCGGTGGAGCTGGCCCTGCGCTACGAGCGGGAGGGCGCGGACGAGGTGACGTTCCTCGACATCTCCGCGAGCGTCGAGGAGCGGGAGACGCTCTGGGACCTGGTGCGCCGCACCGCGGAGCGGCTGTTCATCCCGCTGACCGTCGGAGGCGGAGTGCGCACGGTGGAGGACGTCGGCCGGGCGCTGCGTGCGGGCGCGGACAAGGTGAGCATCAACTCGGCGGCGGTGGCTCGTCCCGAGCTGCTCACGGAATGCGCGGAGCGGTTCGGCGCGCAGTGTGTGGTGGCGAGCATCGACGCGCGGCGGGACGGGCCTCGCTGGCGCGTGCACACCCATGGAGGGCGGAAGTCCACGGACCTGGAGCCGGTGGCCTGGGCGCGGGAGTGTGTGGCACGAGGCGCTGGCGAGGTTCTCCTCACCAGCATCGACCAGGACGGGGCCCGCTCGGGGTATGACCTGGAGCTGACTCGCGCGGTGGCGGACGCGGTGGATGTGCCCGTGATTGCCTCCGGGGGCGCGGGTTGCGCGGAGCACGTGCGAGAGGGGCTCGTGCGAGGCGGCGCGGACGCCGCGCTGGTGGCGGGCATCCTCCACGAGGGGCTCACCACGGTGGGCGCCATCAAGTCGCTGCTCCTCGCGAGCGGCCTTCCGATTCGGAGCACGACATGA